The following proteins are co-located in the Chaetodon trifascialis isolate fChaTrf1 chromosome 14, fChaTrf1.hap1, whole genome shotgun sequence genome:
- the myt1lb gene encoding myelin transcription factor 1-like protein isoform X7, whose protein sequence is MEVDADDKRHRTRSKVPVDPALTKLFSVYGCPLAKKRKSLNRQILETSPKRSTYLDDMDNSTMEECYETDGTEEMDDREEEEEDGAVEEEEEEGEVEEEEEEMEGYMDYNIDQVEHEEGEVERGDGEGEEEEEEDEVEVEQEEAEEGDEERVEEAEEEGEAIAEVDYEEGEEEEAEQSQGQEDDQMSSREGAEGDGGGGGSNTTTGPVMEKDDNNNDEYENYDELVAKSLLNLGKIAEDAANQAMTESEMNSNSSNSAEEEDEEEEDDDDDDDDDDDDDDDDDDDDEEEEEDEDEEEEEEGEGDETQRGDLSLDVDSDVVRETVDSLKLLAQGHGAVLAHNLEEQEFEDGTAENGNENDCAHHGGNSHNVGNGQVKISSNGQIENSDEEVCLSSLECLRNQCFDLARKLSETKSADRNGTTQQNHFSCVDSNQQPQHHTYGDFHHSQDQSRTLDRNYSDMDNLMKLEEQLSPRSKAFSSCTQGERYHSNHRDFDEDTASVTSDRSEEVFDMTKGNLSLLEKAIALESERAKAMRDKMAAEAARRDGVRYNHEDHGPRHGYSVERKARLPDGVKKPFYHKDGSRADKKESRCPTPGCDGTGHVTGLYPHHRSLSGCPHKDRVPPEIVAMYENVLKCPTPGCTGRGHVNSNRNSHRSLSGCPIAAAEKLAKAQEKHQSCDGSKSNQASDRVLSTPRSNLAKELEKYSKTSFDYSAFDSSNNHQVYGKRAIAPKVHGQRDTSPKGYDAKRYCKNSSSASSTTSTYAPSSSSSSLSCGGGGGGAGGGRGGGGSSASSTCSKSSFDYSHDMEAAHMAATAILNLSTRCREMPHGMGGKPQDLCSQSPGLDVDENGTLDLSMSKRLCSGGSGGGDSVLTPLEPMSPQRQAALLGSRCYGMGDTADCWDLPVDYTKIKHIDEDEKEPDDLDPFHDLLEDSSYTTDVNMPSPKAKYVQCKESKKDLITLSGCPLADKSIRSMLANNAQELKCPTPGCDGSGHITGNYASHRSLSGCPRARKSGIKIIHSKENKEDQEPIRCPVPGCDGQGHVTGKYASHRSASGCPIAAKRQKDGYLNGIQFTWKSGKTEGMSCPTPGCDGSGHVSGSFLTHRSLSGCPRATSAMRKARLSGVEMLTIKQQRASNGLEHEEDIKQLDEEIKDLSESNSQVEADMIKLRTQITTMESNLKSIEEENKKPLAHKEPPLRNNSCLQLHQQEPISEQNFGTYVTTLTDIYTNQDQYQSPENKALLENIKQAVQGIQV, encoded by the exons tgtgtacGGCTGCCCTCTTGCCAAGAAGAGAAAGAGTCTAAACAGACAAATCCTGGAAACCTCCCCTAAGAGAAGCACCTACCTAGATGACATGGACAACTCCACCATGGAGGAATGCTATGAGACAGATGGAACTGAGGAGAtggatgacagagaggaagaagaggaggatggagcagtagaggaagaggaggaagagggagaagtggaggaggaagaagaggagatggaaGGCTACATGGACTACAACATAGATCAAGTGGAGCATGAAGAAGGGGAGGTagagagaggggatggagagggtgaagaagaggaggaagaagatgaggtggaggtggagcaaGAAGAGGCggaagagggagatgaagagagggtggaggaggcagaggaagagggggaagcAATAGCAGAGGTGGACtatgaagagggagaggaagaggaagcagaacaGAGTCAAGGGCAAG AGGACGATCAGATGAGCAGCCGTGAGGGGGCTGAGGGcgatggtggaggtggtggcagCAATACCACAACTGGCCCTGTGATGGAGAAGGATGACAACAATAACGATGAGTATGAGAACTACGATGAACTTGTGGCCAAGTCCCTCCTGAACCTGGGTAAAATCGCAGAGGACGCTGCCAACCAAGCCATGACGGAATCTGAGATGAACAGTAACTCTTCCAACAgtgctgaggaggaagatgaggaggaggaggacgatgacgatgacgatgacgatgacgatgacgatgacgatgacgatgacgatgacgatgaagaggaggaagaagatgaagatgaggaggaggaagaagagggggaaGGGGATGAAACACAGAGGGGTGATCTGAGTTTGGACGTTGACAGTGATGTGGTTCGGGAGACGGTGGACTCCCTTAAACTGCTGGCACAAGGTCACGGTGCAGTATTGGCTCACAATTTAGAAGAACAGGAGTTTGAGGATGGTACAGCTGAAAATGGGAATGAGAATGACTGTGCTCAccatgggggaaattcacataATGTTGGTAATGGACAAGTTAAAATCTCCAGTAATGGACAAATAGAAAACAGCGATGAGGAAGTGTGTCTAAGCAGTCTGGAGTGTCTACGGAACCAGTGCTTCGACCTTGCTCGGAAACTAAGTGAAACAAAATCTGCTGACCGAAATGGAACAACCCAGCAAAATCATTTTTCATGCGTGGATTCCAATCAACAGCCCCAGCATCACACTTATGGGGATTTCCACCACAGCCAAGATCAAAGCCGAACGCTTGATCGGAACTATTCTGACATGGACAATCTCATGAAGCTAGAGGAACAGCTGAGCCCACGTTCCAAGGCCTTCTCCAGTTGTACACAGGGCGAGCGATATCACTCCAACCACCGGGATTTTGATGAAGACACAGCCTCTGTGACATCAGACCGATCAGAAGAAGTATTTGACATGACAAAGGGTAACTTGTCCTTGTTGGAGAAGGCCATTGCACTAGAGTCAGAACGGGCCAAGGCAATGCGGGATAAAATGGCAGCTGAGGCTGCTAGGAGAGACGGGGTGAGGTATAACCATGAAGACCATGGTCCACGGCATGGCTACAGTGTTGAGCGTAAAGCCCGGCTTCCTGATGGTGTGAAGAAGCCTTTCTACCATAAAG ATGGTTCACGTGCAGACAAGAAGGAGAGTCGGTGTCCAACACCAGGCTGTGATGGTACAGGTCACGTGACGGGCCTGTACCCCCATCATCGGAGCCTGTCTGGCTGTCCACACAAAGACAGGGTGCCACCAGAAA TTGTGGCTATGTATGAGAATGTTCTTAAGTGTCCTACTCCTGGCTGCACGGGACGCGGTCATGTCAATAGCAACAGAAACTCACACAGAAG TCTGTCAGGATGTCCTATCGCTGCAGCTGAGAAACTGGCCAAAGCCCAGGAGAAGCACCAGAGCTGTGATGGCTCCAAGTCCAACCAGGCCTCTGACCGAGTCTTAAG CACGCCCCGCTCCAACCTGGCCAAGGAGCTGGAGAAATACTCCAAGACGAGCTTTGACTACAGCGCCTTTGATAGCAGTAACAACCACCAAGTGTATGGGAAACGGGCCATCGCACCCAAAGTTCACGGACAAAGAGACACCTCCCCCAAAGGATATGATG CCAAACGTTACTGCAAGAACTCCAGCTCagccagcagcaccaccagcacctaCGCTcccagcagtagcagcagcagcctgagctgtggaggtggaggggggggcgcgggaggaggcagagggggcGGGGGCAGCAGTGCCAGCAGCACCTGTAGCAAGAGCAGCTTTGACTATAGTCATGACATGGAGGCAGCCCACATGGCAGCCACAGCCATCCTCAATCTGTCCACCCGCTGCCGGGAAATGCCCCACGGCATGGGGGGGAAACCCCAGGACCTGTGCTCGCAG AGTCCTGGTCTAGATGTTGATGAGAATGGTACACTGGACCTGAGTATGAGCAAGCGTCTGTGCAGCGGTGGCAGTGGTGGAGGGGACTCTGTGCTCACCCCTCTAGAACCCATGTCACCCCAGAGGCAAGCTGCCCTGCTGGGCTCCCGCTGCTATGGCATGGGAGACACCGCTGACTGCTGGGACCTGCCTGTAGACTACACCAAGATCAAACACATAGATGAGGACGAGAAAGAG CCAGATGATCTGGATCCCTTCCATGACCTACTCGAGGACAGCTCCTACACCACAGATGTTAACATGCCCAGCCCCAAGGCCAAGTATGTCCAGTGCAAAGAGAGTAAGAAGGACCTGATAAC TCTCTCAGGTTGTCCTTTAGCTGATAAAAGCATTCGAAGTATGCTGGCCAACAATGCACAAGAGCTCAA GTGCCCGACACCAGGGTGCGATGGTTCGGGACATATCACTGGCAACTACGCCTCACACAGAAG TCTCTCAGGGTGTCCACGGGCCAGGAAAAGTGGGATAAAGATCATCCACAGTAAAGAGAACAAGGAGGACCAGGAGCCTATCAG GTGTCCGGTCCCAGGTTGTGATGGTCAGGGACATGTGACAGGGAAGTATGCATCCCACAGAAGTGCATCAGGATGCCCCATAGCAGCCAAGAGACAAAAAGATGGCTACCTGAATGGCATCCAGTTCACATGGAAGTCTGGCAAGACAGAGGGCATGTCATGCCCCACACCAGGCTGTGACGGCTCGGGTCATGTCAGCGGCAGCTTCCTGACACATCGCAG TCTGTCGGGTTGTCCACGTGCAACCTCTGCCATGAGGAAAGCCAGGCTCTCTGGAGTGGAAATGCTAACAATAAAGCAGCAACGTGCCAGCAATG GACTGGAGCATGAAGAGGACATAAAACAGCTGGATGAAGAAATCAAAGATTTAAGTGAATCTAATTCACAAGTGGAAGCAGACATGATCAAACTTAGAACACAG ATTACAACAATGGAGTCCAACCTGAAGTCCatagaggaggaaaacaag AAACCACTGGCACACAAAGAGCCTCCACTTAGGAATAACAGCTGCTTACAGTTGCACCAGCAA GAGCCAATAAGCGAGCAGAACTTTGGTACCTATGTGACCACTCTAACAGATATATACACAAACCAAGACCAGTACCAGAGCCCAGAAAACAAAGCCCTGTTGGAGAACATCAAGCAAGCTGTTCAAGGGATCCAAGTGTAG
- the myt1lb gene encoding myelin transcription factor 1-like protein isoform X5: MEVDADDKRHRTRSKVPVDPALTKLFSVYGCPLAKKRKSLNRQILETSPKRSTYLDDMDNSTMEECYETDGTEEMDDREEEEEDGAVEEEEEEGEVEEEEEEMEGYMDYNIDQVEHEEGEVERGDGEGEEEEEEDEVEVEQEEAEEGDEERVEEAEEEGEAIAEVDYEEGEEEEAEQSQGQEDDQMSSREGAEGDGGGGGSNTTTGPVMEKDDNNNDEYENYDELVAKSLLNLGKIAEDAANQAMTESEMNSNSSNSAEEEDEEEEDDDDDDDDDDDDDDDDDDDDEEEEEDEDEEEEEEGEGDETQRGDLSLDVDSDVVRETVDSLKLLAQGHGAVLAHNLEEQEFEDGTAENGNENDCAHHGGNSHNVGNGQVKISSNGQIENSDEEVCLSSLECLRNQCFDLARKLSETKSADRNGTTQQNHFSCVDSNQQPQHHTYGDFHHSQDQSRTLDRNYSDMDNLMKLEEQLSPRSKAFSSCTQGERYHSNHRDFDEDTASVTSDRSEEVFDMTKGNLSLLEKAIALESERAKAMRDKMAAEAARRDGVRYNHEDHGPRHGYSVERKARLPDGVKKPFYHKDGSRADKKESRCPTPGCDGTGHVTGLYPHHRSLSGCPHKDRVPPEIVAMYENVLKCPTPGCTGRGHVNSNRNSHRSLSGCPIAAAEKLAKAQEKHQSCDGSKSNQASDRVLRPMCFVKQLDYPQYGYKNNISTSTPRSNLAKELEKYSKTSFDYSAFDSSNNHQVYGKRAIAPKVHGQRDTSPKGYDAKRYCKNSSSASSTTSTYAPSSSSSSLSCGGGGGGAGGGRGGGGSSASSTCSKSSFDYSHDMEAAHMAATAILNLSTRCREMPHGMGGKPQDLCSQSPGLDVDENGTLDLSMSKRLCSGGSGGGDSVLTPLEPMSPQRQAALLGSRCYGMGDTADCWDLPVDYTKIKHIDEDEKEPDDLDPFHDLLEDSSYTTDVNMPSPKAKYVQCKESKKDLITLSGCPLADKSIRSMLANNAQELKCPTPGCDGSGHITGNYASHRSLSGCPRARKSGIKIIHSKENKEDQEPIRCPVPGCDGQGHVTGKYASHRSASGCPIAAKRQKDGYLNGIQFTWKSGKTEGMSCPTPGCDGSGHVSGSFLTHRSLSGCPRATSAMRKARLSGVEMLTIKQQRASNGLEHEEDIKQLDEEIKDLSESNSQVEADMIKLRTQITTMESNLKSIEEENKKPLAHKEPPLRNNSCLQLHQQEPISEQNFGTYVTTLTDIYTNQDQYQSPENKALLENIKQAVQGIQV, translated from the exons tgtgtacGGCTGCCCTCTTGCCAAGAAGAGAAAGAGTCTAAACAGACAAATCCTGGAAACCTCCCCTAAGAGAAGCACCTACCTAGATGACATGGACAACTCCACCATGGAGGAATGCTATGAGACAGATGGAACTGAGGAGAtggatgacagagaggaagaagaggaggatggagcagtagaggaagaggaggaagagggagaagtggaggaggaagaagaggagatggaaGGCTACATGGACTACAACATAGATCAAGTGGAGCATGAAGAAGGGGAGGTagagagaggggatggagagggtgaagaagaggaggaagaagatgaggtggaggtggagcaaGAAGAGGCggaagagggagatgaagagagggtggaggaggcagaggaagagggggaagcAATAGCAGAGGTGGACtatgaagagggagaggaagaggaagcagaacaGAGTCAAGGGCAAG AGGACGATCAGATGAGCAGCCGTGAGGGGGCTGAGGGcgatggtggaggtggtggcagCAATACCACAACTGGCCCTGTGATGGAGAAGGATGACAACAATAACGATGAGTATGAGAACTACGATGAACTTGTGGCCAAGTCCCTCCTGAACCTGGGTAAAATCGCAGAGGACGCTGCCAACCAAGCCATGACGGAATCTGAGATGAACAGTAACTCTTCCAACAgtgctgaggaggaagatgaggaggaggaggacgatgacgatgacgatgacgatgacgatgacgatgacgatgacgatgacgatgacgatgaagaggaggaagaagatgaagatgaggaggaggaagaagagggggaaGGGGATGAAACACAGAGGGGTGATCTGAGTTTGGACGTTGACAGTGATGTGGTTCGGGAGACGGTGGACTCCCTTAAACTGCTGGCACAAGGTCACGGTGCAGTATTGGCTCACAATTTAGAAGAACAGGAGTTTGAGGATGGTACAGCTGAAAATGGGAATGAGAATGACTGTGCTCAccatgggggaaattcacataATGTTGGTAATGGACAAGTTAAAATCTCCAGTAATGGACAAATAGAAAACAGCGATGAGGAAGTGTGTCTAAGCAGTCTGGAGTGTCTACGGAACCAGTGCTTCGACCTTGCTCGGAAACTAAGTGAAACAAAATCTGCTGACCGAAATGGAACAACCCAGCAAAATCATTTTTCATGCGTGGATTCCAATCAACAGCCCCAGCATCACACTTATGGGGATTTCCACCACAGCCAAGATCAAAGCCGAACGCTTGATCGGAACTATTCTGACATGGACAATCTCATGAAGCTAGAGGAACAGCTGAGCCCACGTTCCAAGGCCTTCTCCAGTTGTACACAGGGCGAGCGATATCACTCCAACCACCGGGATTTTGATGAAGACACAGCCTCTGTGACATCAGACCGATCAGAAGAAGTATTTGACATGACAAAGGGTAACTTGTCCTTGTTGGAGAAGGCCATTGCACTAGAGTCAGAACGGGCCAAGGCAATGCGGGATAAAATGGCAGCTGAGGCTGCTAGGAGAGACGGGGTGAGGTATAACCATGAAGACCATGGTCCACGGCATGGCTACAGTGTTGAGCGTAAAGCCCGGCTTCCTGATGGTGTGAAGAAGCCTTTCTACCATAAAG ATGGTTCACGTGCAGACAAGAAGGAGAGTCGGTGTCCAACACCAGGCTGTGATGGTACAGGTCACGTGACGGGCCTGTACCCCCATCATCGGAGCCTGTCTGGCTGTCCACACAAAGACAGGGTGCCACCAGAAA TTGTGGCTATGTATGAGAATGTTCTTAAGTGTCCTACTCCTGGCTGCACGGGACGCGGTCATGTCAATAGCAACAGAAACTCACACAGAAG TCTGTCAGGATGTCCTATCGCTGCAGCTGAGAAACTGGCCAAAGCCCAGGAGAAGCACCAGAGCTGTGATGGCTCCAAGTCCAACCAGGCCTCTGACCGAGTCTTAAG GCCTATGTGCTTTGTCAAACAACTGGACTATCCACAATATGGTTACAAGAACAATATTTCCACCAGCACGCCCCGCTCCAACCTGGCCAAGGAGCTGGAGAAATACTCCAAGACGAGCTTTGACTACAGCGCCTTTGATAGCAGTAACAACCACCAAGTGTATGGGAAACGGGCCATCGCACCCAAAGTTCACGGACAAAGAGACACCTCCCCCAAAGGATATGATG CCAAACGTTACTGCAAGAACTCCAGCTCagccagcagcaccaccagcacctaCGCTcccagcagtagcagcagcagcctgagctgtggaggtggaggggggggcgcgggaggaggcagagggggcGGGGGCAGCAGTGCCAGCAGCACCTGTAGCAAGAGCAGCTTTGACTATAGTCATGACATGGAGGCAGCCCACATGGCAGCCACAGCCATCCTCAATCTGTCCACCCGCTGCCGGGAAATGCCCCACGGCATGGGGGGGAAACCCCAGGACCTGTGCTCGCAG AGTCCTGGTCTAGATGTTGATGAGAATGGTACACTGGACCTGAGTATGAGCAAGCGTCTGTGCAGCGGTGGCAGTGGTGGAGGGGACTCTGTGCTCACCCCTCTAGAACCCATGTCACCCCAGAGGCAAGCTGCCCTGCTGGGCTCCCGCTGCTATGGCATGGGAGACACCGCTGACTGCTGGGACCTGCCTGTAGACTACACCAAGATCAAACACATAGATGAGGACGAGAAAGAG CCAGATGATCTGGATCCCTTCCATGACCTACTCGAGGACAGCTCCTACACCACAGATGTTAACATGCCCAGCCCCAAGGCCAAGTATGTCCAGTGCAAAGAGAGTAAGAAGGACCTGATAAC TCTCTCAGGTTGTCCTTTAGCTGATAAAAGCATTCGAAGTATGCTGGCCAACAATGCACAAGAGCTCAA GTGCCCGACACCAGGGTGCGATGGTTCGGGACATATCACTGGCAACTACGCCTCACACAGAAG TCTCTCAGGGTGTCCACGGGCCAGGAAAAGTGGGATAAAGATCATCCACAGTAAAGAGAACAAGGAGGACCAGGAGCCTATCAG GTGTCCGGTCCCAGGTTGTGATGGTCAGGGACATGTGACAGGGAAGTATGCATCCCACAGAAGTGCATCAGGATGCCCCATAGCAGCCAAGAGACAAAAAGATGGCTACCTGAATGGCATCCAGTTCACATGGAAGTCTGGCAAGACAGAGGGCATGTCATGCCCCACACCAGGCTGTGACGGCTCGGGTCATGTCAGCGGCAGCTTCCTGACACATCGCAG TCTGTCGGGTTGTCCACGTGCAACCTCTGCCATGAGGAAAGCCAGGCTCTCTGGAGTGGAAATGCTAACAATAAAGCAGCAACGTGCCAGCAATG GACTGGAGCATGAAGAGGACATAAAACAGCTGGATGAAGAAATCAAAGATTTAAGTGAATCTAATTCACAAGTGGAAGCAGACATGATCAAACTTAGAACACAG ATTACAACAATGGAGTCCAACCTGAAGTCCatagaggaggaaaacaag AAACCACTGGCACACAAAGAGCCTCCACTTAGGAATAACAGCTGCTTACAGTTGCACCAGCAA GAGCCAATAAGCGAGCAGAACTTTGGTACCTATGTGACCACTCTAACAGATATATACACAAACCAAGACCAGTACCAGAGCCCAGAAAACAAAGCCCTGTTGGAGAACATCAAGCAAGCTGTTCAAGGGATCCAAGTGTAG